The sequence below is a genomic window from Bdellovibrio bacteriovorus.
AAGAGTACTTAAGTTCCTGTAAGGATGTTGACGGTTGCCAAAGGTCAGCAATGAGGACTAATCTTTGGGACCAATACATTTTGTCAATCGTCCCATAATCTTGAGTGTTCATCACGGAGGACGTCATGGAAACTACCGGAGAAAAAATCCAAGTCACCGCCAACGTCGGTGACGAAAGAATTCAAAATGGAGTCGTTTACATCAAGTGGTTCGCGCCACCTGAAAAGATGTCTCAAGCTTTAAAAAAGCTCGCACTCTTTTGGGGAATCGCCTTGGTCTCTGTTTTAATCCCCGTCTTTCACTTTGTAAGTGTGCCCTTATTCTTTGGCCTTGGAATTTTCTTCGCCCTCCGAAGCTACAAGAGTGAAGGAAAAGTTTTAAGTGGCGCGGTTCCATGCCCTCACTGTTTACACGAAGTCCAAGTGAAGCCGGCAGAGCTTCAGTGGCCGATTTCAGAGATCTGCCAGAATTGTGCTCGCGTAGTCAGAATGGAAAAATCTGTTGTGTAAGTACGCAAAAAACTTCTATGCTGACAAAGCATGAAACACGCTTTTGGCATTTTAGTTTATTTGTTACTCTTCACATCCCAAGCTTACTCTCAAGGAATGATGGAGGGACTTACTCCCCCCGGCCAACAACGAACTATTCTTTCGTATACAGGTTTGTTTTTTGATAAAGCGGAGTTCCCGCAAGAGCGCGCATCGACATCTTATCAATCGTTCGACTTTACCACGCCCGTTTATAAAACTGACTTGCAGTCGGTCTCTTTGAACTTAAGCGGCTCTCAATATCTCGTCGATCCCGCGCAAAATGAAATCTACGGCCTTTACGATATTAAATTTGGCTTAGGATATACGCGTGTGATCGATGATAAGCGCCTATGGTCCGTCAATGCACGCTACGGTTCCGCAAGTGACAGACCTTTTGAAAGTGCCGACGTCACCACTTTGGGAGTCACCGCATTTTATTCTTATCCCGATGATGAATCCAGTCGCTGGCTTTTGCTTGTCGACTATTCAAACAACCGCCCGATTCTAAATAATATTCCATTGCCGGGTTTTGCTTACTTCTACAATCCATCAAAAGAATTTCGTTCGGTGCTAGGAATTCCTTTTGCGACCTTCAACTGGCAATTTGCTGAAAAGTACGGTTGGGATTTTTTCACGTTGGTCCCTTGGATCATCAAGACGTCGGTGTATTACAAAGTCACCGACTTCGCGAAGCTTTACGCCGGCGTGGATTTTTCACAAATCACGTACTATCTTTATGGAAGACAAAACAAAGACGACCGTCTTTTCTATGATGACAAAAAAATCTTCGTCGGAATTAAATCCCCGATCAGCAAACAAATCTTCGCCGATCTAGAAGCCGGCCACTCCTTCGACCGTCGTTTCTTTATAGACGAAAACTACGTTCCCGATCCCGACAATGCCGTGTCGATTGGAAACGCCTTTTACTTTAAGCTGAGCCTAAGATTCATACTCTGACCCAAAATCCCATGTCCGAGACTTGATTGCCCCGCCAAGAGCGGGGCTTTTTATTAACAAGTTATTCAATCACACAACTTGCATTGCCATCCAAGTATTGACCAATTCTATAATTATGTATATACAATATATGACTGTATTTTGAATGCATCCTTTACGTGGTCTACACTTCTAGGAGGTCAGGATATGAAGAAAAAATCGAGTATCATCGAATTATCAGTGCCCGAATTGCTAGTAAAAATGAAAGGCAAGCGTATAGCCAGAAAGGTTGATGATAAAGATATCGACTTTTCTGAGATGCCGGAGCTTTCCAAAAACCAGCTTAAAAAAATGAAAAGAGCTGGGCGCCCGCTTTTGGGAGACGTACCTAGGAAAGCCATTTCTATCCGGGTGGATGAGAACGTATTAAAGAAACTAAAAGCAAAGGCTAAGAACAAGGATATTCCTTACCAAAGCCTCATCAATGAAATTCTAAAGAAAGCGGTTGGATAACCAGAGCTTTTACCCAAAACGACCCGTGATATAGTTTTCAGTACGTTGATCTTTTGGGTTCGTGAAGATCTGATCACTCGCCCCAAACTCAATCAAGTCCCCTAAGTACATAAACGCCGTATAATCAGAAACACGCGCCGCTTGATGCAGACTGTGCGTAACAATCGCAATCGTCACGTCACGACGAAGCTCCCCGATAAGCTCTTCGATATGACGAGTGGAAATAGGGTCCAACGCCGACGTGGGCTCATCCAACAACAAGATTTCAGGCTCTGTAGCCAAAGCACGAGCGATGCAAAGACGCTGCTGCTGACCGCCCGACAAAGCTGTCGCCGAAGAAGACAAACGATCCTTCACTTCGTTCCAAAGACCGGCTTGTTGCAAGGAACGCTCAACACGTTCTTCGATAAAGCTTTTCTTTTTTACGCCACGAACTTTCAATCCGTAAGCGACGTTTTCATAAATACTTTTTGGAAATGGATTGGGCTTTTGGAAAACCATTCCGATACGCATGCGCACTTCCATCGGGTCGATCTCTTTACCCAAAATATTTCTTTTATCCGGGTGCAGAAGGATCTCGCCTTGATAGTTCGCATTGGCATAAAGGTCATGCATACGATTAAAGCAACGAAGCAAAGTCGTCTTACCGCAACCCGAAGGGCCGATCAAAGCCGTCACACGGTTTTCGTAGATAGGTAAAGTGACTCCGTTAAGGACTTTTTTATCCCCGTAAGAGAAAAGCAAATTTTTAACTTCGGCGCGAAGCTGTAGTTCCATATCTATTACCATTTCATCTTTTTACGGAAACGAGAACGTAAATAAATCGCTCCGCCATTCATAATCAGGGTCATCACTAAAAGCACAACCCCTGTCGCCGCTGCATTCACATGGAATTCCGGCTGAGGACGCGACAACCAGTTAAACATTTGAATCGGCATCACAGTAAACGGATCCATGAGCCACTTAAAGTTCACAAAAGGAAAATGCCCCTCAATCGGAGGCGTAGGCAAGAAGGCAATAAATGTCAAAGCACCAATCGTAATCAAAGGGGCTGTTTCACCGATGGCACGAGACAAAGAAATGATCACACCCGTTAAAATACCGCCAGAAGAATAAGGCAAGATATGGTAGCGAATGGTCTGCCACTTAGAAGCGCCCATCGCGTAACTTGCCTCACGAATGGTATTAGGAATCGCGCGAATCGCTTCACGTGTGGTCACGATAATGATGGGCAATACGAGAAGACCCAAAGTCAGGCCTGCCGTCAAAATACTCTGCCCTAACTTCAATTTATATACGAAAAGACCTAAGGCCATTAGACCGTAAGTGATCGAGGGAATACCGGCAAGATTGATGATATTCAGTTCAATGATTTGGGAAATCCAATTTTTCTTAGAGTACTCTTCAAGGTAAACTCCAGCTGCGACCCCTAATGGAATCGCGCAAAAAGCCGTCGTCAACATGATACAGAAAGACCCTACCCACGCAGATAAAATCCCCGCGCGATCAGCGAAACGAGAAGGAAAGTTCGTAAAGAAGTCATAGTTAATACGCGCAACACCTGTCATGGAAAGATCCACGATCAAAGTCAGAAGCGTAATAAGTGCGAACAATAAAGACATCAGCCCGCACAAAGCAAAAACAAAGTCCCACATCTGACGGCGTTTGATATTCGCCAAAATATCTTGTTGGACTTCCATTATTCCTTCTCCTGAAACTTCTTACGAAGATAAAGTCCGATAATATTAAAGCACAAAGTCAGAACCAAAAGACTTAAACCAGCAACATAAATAGACTGATAACCGATAGAGCCGTGAGGAAGATCTCCTAAGCTCACTTGCACGATGAATGCGGTGATCGTTGCCGCTGGTTCTGTCGGATTCATCGTTAGATTAGGTTGCATGCCGGCAGCAATTGCTACAACCATGGTTTCACCCAAAGCCCGCGAGATACCTAAAATATAAGCAGAAGTAATTCCCGAAAATGCTGCCGGAATCACCACGCGGAAAGCCGTTTGCATGCGTGAAGCACCCACGGCGAAAGAAGCCTCTCGCAAATGCCCGGGCACCGAGCGCATGGCATCTTCACTTAAAGAACTGACATAAGGAACAATCATCACCCCAATAACAAGTCCCGCACTAAGGACGTTAAATCCGCCTAAAGAAGGAATCAGTTTTTGCAAAAGAGGTGTTACAAAAAGCAAAGCAAAGTATCCGTAAACAACCGTTGGCACCGCCGCCAAAAGCTCCAGAATCGGTTTTAAAATCTCACGGAATGAAGGACGAACATATTCACTTAAAAATGCTGCCGCCACTGTTCCCAGTGGAATGGCTACTAACAAAGCAATGATCGTTGAAAGAAAGGTTCCGCAAAGCAAAGGCAAAATGCCATAACGAGGATTTTCAAAAAGCGGAGTCCACTGCGTGTCCGTTAAAAATTCAACGATCGACACAGTTTTAAAAAATGGAAGACTTTCCGTAACCAGGATACCGACGATACCGATAGTTACCAAAACAGAAGACGCCGCCGCCAAAAACAAAACTGTTTCGATAGCGCGTTCTCTTAAACGACGCATCCGCCGTACCGGGTGGTCGGCGGATGTAAACTCATTTAGTTTTTTGAGTTGATTCTTATTCACAGACGTAAACTACAACGAACCTTCACGTTTCAGCAACTCTTCAATTT
It includes:
- the pstC gene encoding phosphate ABC transporter permease subunit PstC, encoding MRRLRERAIETVLFLAAASSVLVTIGIVGILVTESLPFFKTVSIVEFLTDTQWTPLFENPRYGILPLLCGTFLSTIIALLVAIPLGTVAAAFLSEYVRPSFREILKPILELLAAVPTVVYGYFALLFVTPLLQKLIPSLGGFNVLSAGLVIGVMIVPYVSSLSEDAMRSVPGHLREASFAVGASRMQTAFRVVIPAAFSGITSAYILGISRALGETMVVAIAAGMQPNLTMNPTEPAATITAFIVQVSLGDLPHGSIGYQSIYVAGLSLLVLTLCFNIIGLYLRKKFQEKE
- the pstA gene encoding phosphate ABC transporter permease PstA, with protein sequence MEVQQDILANIKRRQMWDFVFALCGLMSLLFALITLLTLIVDLSMTGVARINYDFFTNFPSRFADRAGILSAWVGSFCIMLTTAFCAIPLGVAAGVYLEEYSKKNWISQIIELNIINLAGIPSITYGLMALGLFVYKLKLGQSILTAGLTLGLLVLPIIIVTTREAIRAIPNTIREASYAMGASKWQTIRYHILPYSSGGILTGVIISLSRAIGETAPLITIGALTFIAFLPTPPIEGHFPFVNFKWLMDPFTVMPIQMFNWLSRPQPEFHVNAAATGVVLLVMTLIMNGGAIYLRSRFRKKMKW
- the pstB gene encoding phosphate ABC transporter ATP-binding protein PstB, translating into MELQLRAEVKNLLFSYGDKKVLNGVTLPIYENRVTALIGPSGCGKTTLLRCFNRMHDLYANANYQGEILLHPDKRNILGKEIDPMEVRMRIGMVFQKPNPFPKSIYENVAYGLKVRGVKKKSFIEERVERSLQQAGLWNEVKDRLSSSATALSGGQQQRLCIARALATEPEILLLDEPTSALDPISTRHIEELIGELRRDVTIAIVTHSLHQAARVSDYTAFMYLGDLIEFGASDQIFTNPKDQRTENYITGRFG
- a CDS encoding BrnA antitoxin family protein: MKKKSSIIELSVPELLVKMKGKRIARKVDDKDIDFSEMPELSKNQLKKMKRAGRPLLGDVPRKAISIRVDENVLKKLKAKAKNKDIPYQSLINEILKKAVG